The Apus apus isolate bApuApu2 chromosome 8, bApuApu2.pri.cur, whole genome shotgun sequence genome has a window encoding:
- the LOC127387738 gene encoding probable cation-transporting ATPase 13A4 encodes MGENPAKNHYAQLNQGEENEMEIFGYKTQGWRRVLCIAGYILSCGALLLLFYWKPEWDVWANCIRCSLEEADIVLLRTTDEFQIYSRKTVTWISVSALIKSRLENPSNVEEDSIFSKAIMKSSLQVKSIQVQKIRYVWNIYAKQFQKVGALEDDYSCSAIHTKFGSGLTYYEQNVRRLICGPNTIDVPVVPVWKLLIKEVLNPFYVFQLFSVCLWFAEDYMEYATAIIIMSLLSIFLTVYDLRQQSVKLHRLVESHNNIMVTVCRNKEGFQELESHHLVPGDMLVLKEGKMLLPCDAILISGQCIVNESMLTGESIPVTKIHLPQADNFKPWRMHCADDYKKHVLFCGTEVIQTKADDRGVVKAVVLRTGFNTAKGDLVRSILYPKPMNFKLYRDGLRFLMCLIAFAAIGMIYTVCVFALNGEDAGEVVKKALDIITIAVPPALPAALTTGIIYTQRRLKKKGIFCISPQRINICGQLNLVCFDKTGTLTEDGLDLWGLLPSERSSFQDIHIFPADHSLPWGPVLRAMVVCHSLIVLEGKIQGDPLDVKMFEATNWVIDDSGGHQIEGQESTHATLRPGPKASSAPVEGLIILQQFPFSSALQRMSVIAQEIGGEQQVFTKGAPEMVAMLCRAETVPSNFESQLLLYTAQGFRVIGLACKSLQEGKQSTDLTREEVESDLTFLGLLIMENRLKRETKPVLEELSAACIRSVMVTGDNIQTAVTVAKNAGMISPMNRVILVEANKIPGSFSASITWKALEENKSEDYGNLEHHSQTGGRIRLALGSDQYHFAMSGKSYQIVAQHFRHLLPKLLLNGTVFARMSPAQKSSLVEEFQKLDYFVGMCGDGANDCGALKVAHAGISLSEQEASVASPFTSRTPSIACVPELIREGRAALVTSFCMFKYMALYSTIQYLGVLLLYWQLNSFGNYQFLFQDLAITTVIGVTMSFTGAYPKLVPYRPPSQLISPPLLLSVVLNILFSLSMQIFGFVVVQEQSWYSKTNIHSACLSMNNHTDNSSSVSSLGLHGVRDEAHGQTDNGYKSYENTTVWLLSTINCLIVALVFSKGKPFRQPIYTNYVFILVLIGQLGICLFLVFADIEDLYSKMDLVCTPTMWRISMVIMLAVTLAVSFLVEEAVIENRSLWLLLKKTFQYHSKSQYKRLQRVLEQDSAWPPLNETFFSDSVAIPVERNMGGHSNPAFDSNEDAL; translated from the exons ATGGGGGAAAATCCTGCCAAGAACCATTATGCACAGCTTaaccagggagaagagaatgAGATG GAGATATTTGGCTACAAAACCCAAGGCTGGAGGAGGGTCCTGTGCATTGCTGGATACATCTTGTCCTGCggagctttgctgctgctgttttactGGAAGCCAGAGTGGGACGTGTGGGCAAACTGCATCCGCTGCAGCTTGGAGGAAGCGGACATTGTTCTGCTCCGAACAACA GATGAATTTCAGATTTATTCTCGTAAGACTGTGACATGGATCTCTGTGTCTGCACTTATCAAAAGTAGACTGGAAAATCCATCCAACGTTGAGGAAGACTCAATCTTCAGCAAAGCCATAATGAAGTCAAGTTTGCAA gtgAAAAGTATCCAAGTACAAAAAATCCGTTATGTCTGGAATATCTATGCAAAGCAGTTCCAGAAAGTTGG AGCCCTAGAAGATGATTACTCTTGCTCAGCTATACACACCAAATTTGGTTCTGGCCTCACCTACTATGAACAGAATGTCAG GAGACTTATATGCGGACCAAACACTATTGATGTTCCAGTGGTCCCTGTTTGGAAACTACTCATCAAAGAG GTCTTAAATCCATTTTACGTGTTCCAGCTGTtcagtgtgtgtctgtggtTTGCTGAAGATTACATGGAATATGCCACTGCCATCATAATCATGTCTCTCCTCTCAATTTTTTTGACTGTGTATGATCTTAGACAG CAATCGGTTAAACTGCACAGACTGGTTGAGTCTCATAACAACATCATGGTCACTGTCTGCAGAAATAAGGAAG GTTTCCAAGAGCTGGAATCACACCATCTTGTTCCTGGAGATATGCTGGTTCTGAAAGAGGGCAAAATGCTTTTGCCTTGTGATGCCATCCTGATCAGTGGGCAGTGCATCGTAAATGAAAGCATGTTGACAG GAGAAAGTATTCCAGTAACAAAGATCCACTTACCCCAAGCTGATAACTTCAAGCCCTGGAGAATGCACTGTGCAGACGATTACAAAAAACATGTCCTCTTCTGTGGAACAGAGGTCATACAGACCAAGGCAGATGACAGAGGAGTGGTGAAAGCTGTGGTGCTGCGGACTG GTTTCAATACAGCCAAGGGGGATCTGGTGAGGTCCATTCTCTACCCTAAACCCATGAACTTCAAGCTTTACAGAGATGGCCTCCGGTTCCTGATGTGCCTCATAGCATTTGCAGCCATTGGCATGATCTACACAGTGTGTGTATTTGCACTTAATGGG gAGGATGCAGGAGAAGTGGTGAAGAAGGCTTTGGATATTATCACTATTGCtgtccccccagctctgccagctgcattGACAACAGGGATTATTTATACCCAGCgaaggctgaagaaaaaggGCATCTTCTGCATCAGTCCACAGAGGATCAACATTTGTGGACAACTGAACCTCGTCTGCTTTGACAAA ACTGGCACCCTAACAGAAGATGGCCTGGATCTTTGGGGTTTGCTACCCTCTGAAAGAAGCAG CTTCCAGGACATCCACATCTTCCCTGCAGACCACAGCCTGCCTTGGGGCCCAGTGCTCAGAGCAATGGTGGTTTGTCATTCACTGATTGTGTTGGAGGGCAAGATCCAAGGAGATCCACTGGATGTAAAAATGTTTGAGGCCACTAACTGG GTGATAGATGATTCCGGTGGACACCAGATTGAAGGTCAAGAATCCACACATGCCACACTCAGACCTGGGCCTAAAGCCAGCAGT GCTCCAGTGGAAGGACTTATCATTTTACAacagtttccattttcttcagccTTGCAGAGAATGTCTGTCATTGCTCAGGAAATCGGTGGGGAGCAACAGGTCTTCACAAAAGGTGCTCCAGAAATGGTAGCCATGTTATGTAGAGCAGAAACAG TCCCATCAAACTTTGAAAGCCAACTTCTGCTCTACACAGCACAGGGCTTTAGGGTCATTGGACTGGCATGTAAATCTCTACAGGAAGGGAAGCAATCTACTGATCTAACAAG GGAGGAGGTAGAATCTGATCTAACATTTCTGGGTCTCCTGATAATGGAGAATCGACTAAAAAGGGAGACAAAGCCTGTCCTGGAGGAGCTCAGTGCTGCCTGCATCAGGAGTGTTATGGTTACAG GTGACAACATTCAGACAGCTGTAACTGTTGCCAAAAATGCTGGGATGATTTCTCCAATGAACAGAGTGATTCTTGtggaagcaaacaaaatacCTGGATCTTTTTCAGCATCTATAACCTGGAAAGcactagaagaaaacaaatctgaagaTTATGGAAACCTG GAGCACCACAGTCAGACTGGAGGAAGAATCAGGCTGGCACTGGGATCAGACCAGTATCATTTTGCCATGAGTGGAAAATCTTACCAAATTGTAGCACAGCATTTCAGACACTTACTCCCAAAG CTCCTGCTGAATGGAACAGTTTTTGCTAGAATGTCTCCTGCTCAGAAATCCAGCCTTGTGGAAGAGTTTCAAAAGCTGGA ttaCTTTGTGGGCATGTGTGGAGATGGAGCCAACGACTGTGGG GCTTTGAAAGTGGCGCATGCCGGGATATCACTGTCGGAGCAGGAGGCGTCTGTGGCTTCACCTTTCACATCCCGAACCCCCAGCATAGCGTGTGTGCCAGAGCTCATCAG GGAAGGTCGTGCTGCCCTTGTCACTTCCTTCTGCATGTTCAAGTACATGGCACTGTACAGCACCATTCAGTACCTTGGTGTTCTTCTACTGTATTGG CAACTAAACTCCTTTGGGAATTACCAGTTTTTGTTCCAAGATCTGGCTATTACCACTGTAATTGGTGTGACAA TGAGTTTCACAGGTGCCTATCCAAAGCTGGTTCCCTACAGGCCTCCTAGCCAACTCATCTCACCCCCGTTGCTGCTCTCTGTTGTACTTAACATCCTCTTCAGCCTCAGCATgcagatttttggttttgtggtggtcCAGGAGCAGTCTTGGTATTCAAAGACCAATATACACAG TGCCTGCCTCTCAATGAACAACCACACGGATAATTCTTCCTCTGTTTCCAGCCTGGGGCTCCATGGGGTAAGAGATGAAGCCCATGGGCAAACAGACAATGGCTACAAGAGCTATGAAAACACCACAGTGTGGCTGCTAAGTACCATCAACTGCCTCATCGTAGCACTAGTGTTTTCCAAGGGAAAGCCTTTCAGGCAACCCATCTACACAAACT atgTGTTCATACTGGTGCTCATAGGGCAGTTGGGCATTTGCCTCTTCTTGGTGTTCGCTGATATTGAAGATCTCTACTCTAAGATGGAT cttgtTTGCACCCCTACCATGTGGAGGATCTCCATGGTGATAATGCTTGCAGTCACACTTGCTGTGTCCTTCCTTGTTGAG GAAGCTGTCATTGAGAACAGATCtttgtggctgctgctgaaaaagaCCTTCCAGTACCACTCGAAGAGCCAGTACAAGAGACTGCAGCGAGTGTTAGAGCAGGATTCAGCCTGGCCACCTCTGAATGAAACCTTCTTCTCAGATTCTGTGGCAATACCAGTAGAAAGAAATATGGGAGGCCACAGCAATCCAGCATTTGACAGCAATGAGGATGCACTCTGA